One window of Robiginitalea biformata HTCC2501 genomic DNA carries:
- a CDS encoding Kelch repeat-containing protein, which translates to MDAIRFSTTTVGSGIIRYRGHLLVAATIWILSGCQDGEKTQSGSGEISQNIASETIDARKWQYVESEDGSQPVARHEAAFVNVGSKFYLLGGRGIRPVSIYDTQSGTWSKGPEPPIELHHFQPVVVEDRIYILGALTGGWPEETPVGHIYTYDTATNTWQQGDAIPEARRRGSTGNVLSGSKIYMLCGIKNGHIGDHKDWADSYDLETGSWEVLSDAPRTRDHFQAVLADGLIYAVAGRNTGSSETPFGGTIGPVDAYHIATDTWTTLPNPIPTERAGTAATFCNGQILIAGGESPVQEKAHSEVEALDPKTGTWQAWPPLNEGRHGTGLVSFDDSLYIASGCGNRGGSPELTTMERLEN; encoded by the coding sequence ATGGATGCCATTCGATTCTCGACTACAACTGTGGGCAGCGGAATTATTCGCTATAGGGGCCATCTGCTGGTTGCGGCAACGATATGGATTCTCTCCGGTTGCCAGGACGGCGAGAAAACGCAATCCGGGTCCGGCGAAATCTCGCAAAACATAGCCTCCGAAACTATTGATGCCCGCAAATGGCAATACGTTGAATCCGAAGACGGGAGCCAGCCGGTAGCCCGGCACGAAGCGGCATTTGTAAATGTTGGCAGTAAATTTTACCTGCTCGGCGGGCGTGGAATCCGCCCGGTCAGCATCTACGACACGCAGTCCGGTACCTGGTCAAAAGGGCCGGAGCCCCCCATTGAGCTTCACCACTTCCAACCGGTAGTAGTGGAAGATCGGATCTATATCCTGGGCGCCCTCACAGGCGGATGGCCGGAGGAGACACCCGTGGGGCATATTTACACCTATGATACGGCCACCAATACCTGGCAGCAGGGGGACGCCATACCCGAGGCGAGGCGCCGCGGGTCCACGGGCAACGTATTGTCCGGCAGTAAGATCTATATGCTCTGCGGCATCAAAAACGGGCATATCGGGGACCACAAGGATTGGGCAGACAGTTATGACCTGGAGACCGGATCCTGGGAAGTCCTCTCCGATGCGCCCCGTACGCGCGATCACTTCCAGGCCGTATTGGCCGACGGGTTGATATATGCGGTGGCGGGACGGAATACGGGTTCATCCGAAACCCCCTTTGGCGGAACCATCGGGCCGGTTGACGCCTACCATATCGCCACGGATACCTGGACCACGCTACCCAACCCGATTCCCACGGAGCGGGCCGGTACGGCAGCCACTTTCTGCAACGGCCAGATACTCATTGCCGGAGGGGAGTCACCCGTACAGGAGAAGGCACACTCCGAAGTGGAGGCCCTGGATCCGAAAACCGGAACGTGGCAGGCATGGCCACCTCTCAATGAGGGACGGCACGGCACGGGCCTTGTATCCTTTGACGATTCCCTTTACATCGCATCCGGCTGCGGGAACCGGGGCGGGTCGCCGGAATTGACGACCATGGAGCGATTGGAGAATTGA
- a CDS encoding two-component regulator propeller domain-containing protein, which produces MVQNYIRLITCCSLFFLAAVVCGQDQISFGELTITDGLSQNCGISIAQDSTGYLWIATQDGLNKYDGNEFTVYPFIFDDITRPGYSHLGKVYVDRDNNIWSIPSSRIPHRLDVASGHFVPVPVTQHASVIYQDRQGAYWVGTYSDGLLHVPPDGDFANVRQVIDVRETIYALAESDSELLAATDNGILAIDSQNRSARDTLRETLVDGPVQASFSTIAIDREGRQWFGTYGRGLYFRNEGETFLSDTAELPLSLPLPADLNILSLFVDSQNRLWIGTYGKGLYLIELDSYRTRHFMADKYDPKALHYNDILSIYEDYTGTIWFGTDGAGLSFYDEYLEKFNSITNYQVPRNIHVDVVRAITTDADGSVWVGTSGHGLMQYFPGANSWAKYSTEDPPGTRLTSDRIMSLYADVSSGDLWIGTQGGGLNILGPDGSVQTYGGSRPDTGYPVTIWSIFKDSQARVWLGTRENGLVQFGKETGPVRIFDSSPGRQGPRVSDNIRVIEEDLDGNLWLGTDSEGLIRLHPDTGEIKVFREGSGPNTLSNDMIKSLYFSREDGVLWIGTYGGGLNALDTRQEKFYHYSTEDGLANNVIYAILPDAQNNLWLSSNRGITRFSPGNSPGEKPTITNYTNYEGLATEFNTGAYHIDRRGNLYFGGLEGLYWFKPSEIQENTRLPKTAITGMQVANEPYPMAPDTRFRHFQNTLTFTFSSLQYALPEKNQYQYRLVNYDQEWIQAGNNNFARYSFLPPGDYEFQVKSSNYDGVWNPKPARFAFSIAPPWYLTPLAKAIYLILFLSGVFAIYWYLKWRLRMKLNLQLQEEEALRLQRLNEFKSKLYTDISHEFRTPLTLISGPVDAKLGAGGLSDADHANFSMIKRNTNRLMALVDQMLHLAKLEKGKLKLKVTPGDLEGFLGVLASSFRYRCEQKDISYQVHIGPMPGAWFDEDIVEKIVTNLLSNAVKYCSTGGEVRFRAEGQGDTVCLRVENSVEDFAEGDLGKLFNRFYQQDEYSEGIGVGLSLVKQLVALYQGEVDVRLEEASDLIAFQVTLPMARDLFPDAQIVDANTTEEHPAPDAISSTIDLASDKGGADEAKSDLPLILVVEDHREVRQFLASVWKGKYQVLEAENGAEGVEKALEIVPDLIISDVRMPVRDGIELCNTLKTDQRTSHIPIILLTAGSGEEHELKGLQSGADDFVTKPFKLRLLERRVQNLIDTRRALRSRYSQELVLKAKDIAITPTDEVFLEKVQQVMDDQLSDAGFNAGKFASAVGMSRMQLHRKLTAITGLSTTEFIRSQRLKQAIRILKNSDATVNEVAYTVGFNTPSYFIKCFKETYGKTPVEYSRAAD; this is translated from the coding sequence ATGGTACAAAATTACATCAGGCTAATAACATGTTGTTCCCTGTTTTTCCTCGCTGCGGTAGTTTGCGGCCAGGACCAGATTAGTTTTGGAGAACTCACCATCACGGACGGACTTTCCCAGAACTGCGGTATCTCCATTGCGCAGGACAGTACGGGATATCTGTGGATCGCTACCCAGGATGGCCTGAACAAGTACGACGGCAATGAATTTACCGTCTACCCATTTATTTTCGACGATATCACCCGCCCGGGTTACAGCCATTTGGGAAAGGTGTACGTAGACCGGGATAACAACATCTGGTCCATTCCCTCCAGCCGGATTCCCCACCGTTTGGATGTGGCATCCGGTCATTTTGTACCTGTACCGGTTACGCAGCATGCGAGTGTCATATACCAGGACCGTCAGGGGGCATACTGGGTAGGTACGTATTCCGATGGGCTGCTTCATGTACCGCCAGATGGGGACTTCGCCAATGTCCGGCAGGTAATCGACGTGCGGGAAACCATATATGCGCTGGCCGAGAGCGACTCGGAACTCCTGGCGGCAACAGATAACGGCATCCTGGCCATCGACAGCCAAAACAGGAGCGCGCGGGATACCTTGCGGGAAACCCTGGTGGACGGGCCTGTGCAGGCGAGTTTCAGCACCATTGCCATCGACCGGGAGGGACGGCAATGGTTCGGCACGTATGGCCGCGGACTTTATTTCCGAAACGAGGGGGAGACCTTCCTGAGCGATACCGCGGAATTGCCCCTGAGCCTGCCCCTGCCGGCCGACCTGAACATTCTTTCCCTTTTTGTCGATTCGCAGAACCGGCTCTGGATCGGGACCTACGGGAAAGGGCTGTATCTCATTGAACTGGATTCCTACCGAACCCGGCATTTCATGGCAGACAAGTACGACCCCAAGGCGCTGCATTACAACGACATACTGAGTATTTACGAGGATTATACCGGGACGATCTGGTTTGGTACCGATGGGGCAGGCCTGAGTTTCTACGACGAATACCTCGAAAAATTTAATTCCATAACCAATTATCAGGTTCCGAGGAACATTCATGTGGACGTGGTCCGGGCCATTACTACGGATGCCGACGGCTCGGTCTGGGTGGGGACTTCGGGCCATGGATTGATGCAGTATTTCCCCGGGGCAAACAGCTGGGCGAAGTATTCCACGGAAGACCCGCCCGGTACCCGCCTGACTTCCGACCGGATCATGAGCCTGTATGCAGATGTGTCCAGCGGAGATCTGTGGATCGGGACCCAGGGGGGCGGGTTGAATATCCTGGGGCCGGACGGGTCGGTGCAAACCTATGGCGGGTCTCGCCCGGATACCGGGTACCCGGTGACCATTTGGAGTATTTTTAAAGACAGCCAGGCCAGGGTTTGGTTGGGGACCCGGGAAAATGGGCTCGTCCAGTTCGGAAAGGAAACCGGGCCCGTACGGATTTTTGACAGCAGTCCCGGCCGGCAGGGCCCTCGCGTCAGCGACAATATCCGTGTAATCGAGGAGGACCTCGACGGCAACCTCTGGCTGGGCACGGATTCCGAAGGGCTCATCCGCCTGCATCCGGATACGGGGGAAATTAAGGTCTTCCGGGAAGGGTCCGGGCCGAACACCCTCTCCAACGACATGATCAAATCGCTCTATTTTTCACGGGAGGACGGGGTACTTTGGATCGGCACCTACGGGGGAGGCCTCAATGCACTGGATACCCGACAGGAAAAATTTTATCACTATTCCACGGAAGATGGCCTGGCCAATAATGTGATCTATGCCATCCTACCGGATGCGCAAAACAACCTGTGGCTGAGTTCCAACCGGGGGATCACCCGGTTCAGCCCGGGCAATTCGCCGGGCGAAAAACCGACAATCACCAATTATACCAATTACGAAGGCCTGGCGACGGAATTCAATACGGGCGCATACCACATCGATCGGCGCGGCAACCTGTATTTCGGGGGGCTCGAGGGACTGTATTGGTTTAAGCCTTCGGAGATACAGGAGAATACCCGGTTGCCCAAAACGGCTATTACGGGAATGCAGGTAGCCAATGAACCCTATCCCATGGCGCCGGATACGAGGTTCCGGCACTTTCAGAACACGCTTACATTTACGTTTTCGAGCCTGCAGTACGCGCTGCCGGAGAAAAACCAATACCAGTACCGGTTGGTGAACTACGACCAGGAATGGATCCAGGCGGGCAACAACAACTTTGCGAGATACTCCTTCCTGCCTCCGGGGGATTACGAATTCCAGGTGAAGTCCAGCAACTACGACGGGGTGTGGAACCCAAAGCCCGCGCGATTTGCCTTTTCGATTGCCCCGCCCTGGTACCTGACCCCTTTGGCCAAAGCCATTTACCTGATCCTGTTCCTCTCGGGGGTATTCGCCATTTACTGGTATTTGAAATGGAGGTTGCGCATGAAGCTAAACCTGCAATTACAGGAAGAAGAAGCCCTTAGGCTCCAGCGGCTCAATGAATTCAAATCAAAACTCTATACGGACATCTCCCATGAGTTCCGGACGCCGCTGACCCTGATATCGGGCCCGGTGGATGCCAAACTGGGGGCCGGGGGTCTTTCGGATGCAGACCACGCCAACTTCTCGATGATCAAGCGGAATACGAATCGGCTGATGGCCCTGGTGGACCAGATGCTGCACCTGGCCAAGCTCGAAAAAGGCAAATTGAAATTAAAAGTAACCCCGGGCGATCTGGAAGGGTTCCTGGGGGTGCTGGCTTCTTCGTTCCGGTACCGTTGTGAACAAAAGGACATTTCCTACCAGGTGCATATCGGCCCGATGCCGGGTGCGTGGTTCGATGAGGATATCGTGGAGAAGATCGTAACCAACCTGCTTTCCAATGCGGTAAAGTATTGCTCCACCGGCGGGGAAGTGCGGTTCCGGGCGGAAGGGCAAGGGGACACGGTGTGTTTGCGGGTAGAGAATTCGGTGGAGGACTTTGCGGAAGGGGACCTGGGCAAGTTGTTCAACAGATTTTATCAACAGGATGAATATTCCGAAGGCATAGGTGTGGGCCTTTCGCTGGTGAAGCAGCTCGTAGCCCTTTACCAGGGCGAAGTGGATGTCCGGTTGGAAGAAGCCTCCGACTTGATAGCGTTTCAGGTGACCCTTCCCATGGCGCGGGATCTTTTTCCAGACGCACAAATAGTGGATGCCAACACAACGGAAGAGCATCCAGCGCCGGATGCGATTTCAAGTACCATCGACCTGGCGTCCGACAAAGGGGGGGCGGACGAGGCCAAAAGCGACCTGCCCTTGATCCTGGTGGTGGAAGACCATCGCGAAGTGCGCCAGTTCCTGGCATCCGTATGGAAAGGCAAGTACCAGGTACTTGAAGCCGAAAATGGTGCGGAAGGAGTCGAAAAAGCCCTTGAAATTGTCCCGGACCTGATTATTTCCGATGTGCGGATGCCGGTGCGCGACGGCATTGAGCTCTGTAATACGCTCAAAACGGACCAGCGCACCAGCCATATCCCCATCATCCTGTTAACCGCCGGCTCGGGCGAGGAGCACGAGTTGAAGGGGCTGCAATCCGGGGCAGACGACTTCGTCACCAAGCCCTTCAAACTCCGGCTGCTGGAAAGGCGCGTGCAGAATTTGATCGATACCCGACGGGCCCTGCGCAGCAGGTACAGCCAGGAGTTGGTGCTCAAGGCCAAGGATATT
- a CDS encoding M14 family metallopeptidase: MKTHLIPLIFGISLLCACKNTQSGASSGYQGQGPNPVVSTKTKPVQKQWRGTWAFQDSTVFFSNQFDGARLNGVAHDGQDHYTLWITAENTPINPSPWYGFQVWSTTPREIQLQFTYDGSRSRYYPKISRDGINFKTLDSTRFKLINPGEGEFGIRAAPEQIEITLQVDEEPTWVTAQELYTSARVQQWVDTLSQKPFVSNYEIGKSREGRPMKLMEVNEGDARKALMIISRQHPPEVTGFLAMKSFMETLAGDSEQARAFRREFTVFNVPLMNPDGVDNGHWRHNLGGIDLNRDWQEFNQPETRAVRDFLQRKSREGYEFVFGADFHSTWDDIYYPLDTLVTGQKGRIVFDWIQSISNRLPQKQTNISASDQLTPTMVSRNHFYAAHGMPAIVFELGDNTPRDFLKEKGKVAAEELMRLLMK; the protein is encoded by the coding sequence ATGAAAACACACTTAATTCCTCTGATTTTCGGAATATCCCTCCTGTGCGCCTGCAAAAACACCCAATCCGGGGCATCTTCCGGCTACCAGGGCCAGGGGCCCAACCCGGTCGTTTCCACCAAAACCAAACCCGTCCAGAAGCAGTGGCGGGGCACCTGGGCCTTCCAGGACAGTACCGTGTTTTTCAGCAACCAGTTCGACGGGGCCCGCCTCAACGGGGTGGCCCACGACGGCCAGGACCATTATACGCTTTGGATCACGGCAGAAAACACGCCCATCAACCCGAGCCCGTGGTACGGATTCCAGGTCTGGAGCACCACCCCCCGGGAAATCCAATTGCAATTCACCTATGACGGCAGCCGGAGCCGGTATTACCCAAAAATCAGCCGGGACGGAATCAATTTCAAAACCCTGGACAGCACCCGTTTTAAGCTGATCAACCCGGGGGAAGGGGAATTCGGGATCCGTGCGGCCCCGGAACAAATTGAAATCACCCTGCAGGTGGATGAGGAGCCCACCTGGGTCACCGCCCAGGAGCTCTACACCTCGGCCCGTGTGCAGCAATGGGTGGATACCTTGTCCCAAAAACCGTTTGTATCGAATTACGAAATCGGCAAAAGCCGGGAAGGCCGCCCGATGAAGCTGATGGAAGTAAATGAAGGGGATGCCCGAAAGGCCCTGATGATCATCTCCCGCCAGCACCCGCCCGAAGTCACCGGTTTCCTGGCCATGAAATCGTTTATGGAAACCCTGGCAGGCGATTCGGAGCAAGCCCGGGCATTCCGCCGGGAATTCACCGTGTTCAACGTGCCGCTTATGAACCCGGATGGGGTGGACAACGGACACTGGCGCCACAACCTGGGGGGAATCGACCTGAACCGGGACTGGCAGGAATTCAACCAGCCCGAGACGCGGGCCGTCCGGGATTTCCTGCAACGGAAAAGCAGGGAGGGGTACGAATTTGTATTCGGGGCCGATTTCCACTCCACATGGGACGATATTTATTACCCCCTGGATACCTTGGTTACCGGGCAAAAGGGGCGAATTGTCTTTGACTGGATCCAAAGCATCAGCAACCGGCTCCCGCAAAAGCAAACGAATATAAGCGCTTCCGACCAGCTGACCCCCACCATGGTGTCGCGCAACCACTTCTACGCAGCCCACGGCATGCCGGCCATCGTCTTTGAACTCGGGGACAATACCCCCCGGGATTTTCTTAAGGAAAAAGGGAAAGTGGCCGCGGAGGAACTCATGAGGTTATTAATGAAATAA